The nucleotide window AATTGTCCTGGTTTTTGGTAAGCTTGCTCACCATGAACAACTGCAGTTGTATTTTCCATTGCTCCAGAAACATAATCTCTAACTACAATTTGGCTGTATTTATCCCAAGGATAATCTACACCTAACTTTTCTGAGAAGAACCCAATCATTTCTGGTGTTAATCCAAAAATATCTTTAGCATAAGATGCATATTCTTTCTCAACATAATAATTTACAGGAATATTTTTGTAATTATCTTTAATAACTGCAAATTCTCCTATACCCATAAAGGCTAAATAAGGAGCATGTTTTTTATCTTGTTTCCAGTAATCTGTTCTATTATTACCTTTTGTAGTTTGGTTTACCAATGTTCCATTAGATAGTGTTATATATTTATTAGGCACTGTAATAAATAGTTCTTGGGTCATTTTTTGATTTGGAGCATCTATTGTAGGAAACCAAGCTGAATTGGCTTGTGTTTCTCCTTGTGTCCAAATTTGTATTGGCTTTGTAGCATCTTTGCCATCAGCATTTATAAAATACAAACCTTTTGCATCTGTAATGGCTTTACTACCTTCATCTTTTACTTTTTCTGGCCTGGCTGTATATTTTATATAAATGGTAAATTCTTCCTTTTTCGTATATGTTTTTGGCAATTCTATTTCTAAAACATACTCATTATAATTATAAGAAAGTATTTTGTTATTTAAAGATACTTCATGAATAAGCATTGCATTTGCATCTAGAGCTATTTTATTGGTTGCATAAAAATGAGGTTTAGCTGTTATCCATGCTTCACCATTCATAGTTTTATCATCAAAATTAAAATCTACGCTTAATTTTGTGTGAATAAGATTGTGCTTTTTTTCTTTCTCTGCTCTGTAAGTTGTGCTTTGAGCTAAAATTGATACACTAAATAGTAAGAGATTTAAAAGAAATATATTGCGAAACTTCATAAATGTCATTTTCTTGGAACTTCAAAAATAGTAAAACTGTTTGTAGAAGCTGTTAATGCTCAGTTAAATTCAATAAGTATACCAAAAAAAGAAGAGAGCCAAAATTCTAAAAATTTTGACTCTCTTACTTTATTAAGTTTTGGGGGAAAACTAAATTAATTCGCGTTAAAAATGTTACCTAAATTTCCAAGGCTATTTTCATCCATTTCTACACTACTCAACATTTTTACAATTTTAGAAGGATCCATATCATCACCTAACAAACGTACAACTCCTACTCCATTTTGGTCTCCATAACCAAAAGCTACTATTTCATCTATTGCTTCTGTTTTACCAGAATAAAAAACAGATACATTCATACCTTTTAATTTCATAGCCATTAAACTCTTATAGTCTTCATTGTCTTTAAAGATTTCTTTTAACTTGGCTTTTTCAGTTTCGTAAGATGTTTCGTTAGCTTCTGTTTTAGGTAAAAAAACAACGTTTATTTTTTTTATGCTTTGCATAGTTTCTTTTACATCTTCAGACACATCTGCTTTTGGAGATAATACTGAACTTACTGGAATATCTCCTGTATAGAAACCTTCTTTACCACTAGTATCTACTAAATAGGTTTGTAAAGATTTATCATTTTTACAAGAACTTACTAGTAATACTACTAATAGAAAAGAAAATACTGTGGTTAATTTTTTCATTTGAATATTTTTAAATTAAAAAGTTGGGCTTTTAAACCCAACTTATATGATTGTGTTTACTTGTTTTCCTTTACAATTTTATCTGTATAAGCAGACATTTTATTAATGTCTATGTTACCTGTTAAAGATAAAACCATAGCTTCAGACATTCCATTTGTTTTCTTATCTATACCTTTTACAAACATAAGAACTTCACTTACAAAATCTTTATTCTTAGTTGCCTTTACGTATATTTTAATTCTAGAATCATCTTCTTTAATACGCATTAACTGTGTAAGATTAGAATTTTTGATTGCTGAATTTACCATAGTTTCCATTTTATTTGCAATTGATAAATTATCTGTAGAGAACATTTTAAATTCTTTCAATTCATTTAACATTTCAAAGGCTTCCATAACATCATTACCTTCTACTTTTGCATCTTTTGGTTTAAACTTATTTAACAACTCAAAAGCGTCTTTGGTTACAACAACCATATCTACATCATCTAAATTTTCTAAACTATCAAAGATAGATTGTGCATTAGAAAACATTGGTGCTAATACAAATGCTATTAATATTATTATTTTTTTCATAATTTCTGTGTTTACTTGGTTTTATTAATTTATTACTTGGTTTATTTTAATACTTTTTTTACTGCAGTTCCATGCTTATAAAATTGATCTAAAGCTTGTTCTCCTTTTTTAAGATTGTTAGATAATAACGTTAAACCTTTATTAACTTGAGCATAAATTTTTTCTGCTTTTTTCCTTTCTTGGTATTCTTTGTATTCTTGTTGGCCAAGAAATACACTAAATAATAACATAAAAGATGCTGCTACAGACAACCATTTAAAGTTCATCTTCTTAGATTTCTTAGGTTCTAACTTTAAGGTTTTGGTATAAGTATCTTCTTTTACAGCAGTAAAATATGTAAACATATACGCATACTCTTGCAAATGTGGTGCAACATTACCTTCTGTAAAATAAGCTCTTAAGGTTTGCTCTTCTTGCAATGTAGTTTCTGCATTTTCATA belongs to Polaribacter dokdonensis and includes:
- a CDS encoding DUF4252 domain-containing protein codes for the protein MKKIIILIAFVLAPMFSNAQSIFDSLENLDDVDMVVVTKDAFELLNKFKPKDAKVEGNDVMEAFEMLNELKEFKMFSTDNLSIANKMETMVNSAIKNSNLTQLMRIKEDDSRIKIYVKATKNKDFVSEVLMFVKGIDKKTNGMSEAMVLSLTGNIDINKMSAYTDKIVKENK
- a CDS encoding DUF4252 domain-containing protein, translated to MKKLTTVFSFLLVVLLVSSCKNDKSLQTYLVDTSGKEGFYTGDIPVSSVLSPKADVSEDVKETMQSIKKINVVFLPKTEANETSYETEKAKLKEIFKDNEDYKSLMAMKLKGMNVSVFYSGKTEAIDEIVAFGYGDQNGVGVVRLLGDDMDPSKIVKMLSSVEMDENSLGNLGNIFNAN